The uncultured Desulfobulbus sp. genome window below encodes:
- a CDS encoding transposase — MSKTQSSCKHHDRRGSDGLNDAISIGCSHSGIVQTDGYAGYDFLDSHSKIIHSGCLAHARRKFDEAAKGQSKGKSGSAHVALKYIAKLYRIESEAQRKKLTPEQLLAVRHKQAKPLVDEFLLWLQKKASQVVPKSLLGTAVRYTLNQWDRLVVYLPGTSGNDTRQQQCRECYSTICCRQEELAVRWNARRSEGECRSLQPDRDSKSQRPGALPIPALSL; from the coding sequence ATGAGCAAAACGCAAAGCAGCTGCAAGCATCACGACCGAAGAGGATCCGACGGGTTAAATGATGCCATAAGTATCGGATGCTCCCACTCCGGTATAGTGCAGACCGATGGGTATGCCGGGTATGATTTTCTTGATTCACACTCGAAGATCATCCATTCTGGCTGCCTGGCCCATGCTCGCCGCAAATTTGACGAAGCTGCCAAAGGGCAAAGTAAAGGCAAAAGCGGCAGCGCGCATGTAGCGTTGAAGTATATCGCTAAGCTCTATCGTATTGAGTCTGAGGCACAACGGAAAAAGTTAACGCCAGAGCAATTGCTCGCAGTGCGCCACAAGCAGGCAAAGCCACTTGTTGATGAATTTCTCTTGTGGCTCCAGAAGAAAGCGAGCCAGGTTGTACCAAAAAGTCTGCTGGGCACAGCTGTACGCTACACGCTCAATCAGTGGGACAGACTGGTAGTCTATCTACCTGGAACATCCGGAAATGACACCAGACAACAACAGTGCCGAGAATGCTATTCGACCATTTGTTGTCGGCAGGAAGAACTGGCTGTTCGCTGGAACGCCCGCAGGAGCGAAGGCGAGTGCCGATCTCTACAGCCTGATCGAGACAGCAAAAGCCAACGGCCTGGAGCCTTACCGATACCTGCGTTATCTCTTTGA
- a CDS encoding heavy metal translocating P-type ATPase — protein MQAVQQHSVKIATPSFYLSSGLLKKAGVRVKQSMPGRMRIKVCSLRGKQLQASWMQAHLARVKGVKNVDARAKSGSVVIYFETTLVSSRTLLTMVVQQVFHPVKYKKLGQALPVQQKTREACNSCTCSTPTSFATKLRRVIWLSGCMAYAALRLWVFKLPLVQTPLSILGAVAFLGTVPLVREAYEDITVKKKVTVSPFLAVGSLITIAMGQAFSALQILWIYNVAELTEEYVAQRSRQAIRDILEVAPANAFVMVEGMEVDTPVADIQPGDVVAVHTGERIPVDGTVEEGEALVDESSINGRSEAMLRQRGDQVFAGTILSQGVLFINTVKTGEDTYLAHIMKMVEDSLANKAPVEAKADELAGKLMKVGFAATALTLLLTLDPMRALTVMLVMSCPCATVLAASSAITAALANAAKHSILIKGGLYLETMGKADIYCFDKTGTLTMDQPEVIAVYGRTPSIGEDTILAMAATAESHNHHPMAKAILAAAEERNLSPEPHAVCDFKAGRGVLCTVGGDAVVLVGNRQFMEEHEVDIRWFDTMAERQRSLGNTVVYVARNGSIQGMLGVANPVRPEAVRVLNCLRRDGVQSLSLVTGDSQEIAESLMSVFPFDECRAELMPEEKAQRVEELRQNASVVMVGDGVNDALALARADIGVAMGAAGAEVALEAADIALADSNLEGLMKVRNLSHQTMNIIDQNHFLAVSTDLIGAALAMFGFLSPVLAGLIHIVHTGGILLNSGRLLNWEPPVDPMDCCKRCQRSDHTCGSSDHRQDALFVLPERQEPQLKLMKRN, from the coding sequence ATGCAGGCAGTTCAACAACACTCTGTAAAAATAGCAACACCATCATTTTACCTCAGTAGCGGGTTGCTCAAAAAGGCCGGGGTGCGGGTGAAGCAGTCCATGCCTGGCCGCATGCGGATAAAAGTGTGCTCGCTTCGCGGTAAACAGCTCCAGGCCAGCTGGATGCAGGCCCACCTGGCCAGGGTAAAGGGGGTAAAGAATGTTGATGCCAGAGCAAAGAGTGGCTCTGTCGTCATTTATTTTGAAACCACGCTTGTCAGCTCCCGCACTTTGCTGACCATGGTTGTCCAGCAGGTGTTCCATCCGGTGAAATATAAAAAATTGGGGCAAGCGCTCCCTGTTCAGCAGAAAACAAGGGAGGCATGTAACTCTTGCACCTGTTCCACGCCGACAAGTTTTGCCACCAAACTGCGCCGGGTCATTTGGCTCAGCGGTTGTATGGCCTATGCAGCATTGCGCTTATGGGTCTTTAAGCTGCCGCTTGTCCAGACTCCATTGAGTATTTTGGGGGCGGTGGCCTTTCTGGGGACGGTGCCCCTGGTTCGTGAGGCCTATGAGGATATCACGGTCAAGAAAAAGGTGACGGTCTCACCCTTTCTTGCCGTCGGATCCCTGATCACCATCGCCATGGGCCAGGCCTTCTCCGCCCTGCAGATCCTTTGGATTTATAATGTCGCCGAATTGACCGAGGAGTACGTGGCTCAACGTTCCCGTCAGGCTATCCGCGATATTCTCGAGGTTGCCCCGGCCAACGCCTTTGTCATGGTTGAAGGGATGGAAGTGGATACACCTGTGGCAGACATTCAACCCGGAGATGTGGTCGCCGTGCATACCGGTGAGCGCATTCCAGTGGACGGCACGGTGGAAGAGGGCGAGGCCCTGGTGGATGAATCCTCGATTAACGGGCGTTCCGAGGCCATGCTGCGCCAGCGAGGTGATCAGGTATTTGCAGGAACCATCCTCAGTCAGGGCGTGCTCTTTATCAACACCGTCAAAACAGGTGAAGACACCTATCTGGCCCATATTATGAAAATGGTCGAGGATTCCCTGGCCAACAAGGCGCCGGTGGAGGCAAAGGCGGATGAGCTGGCAGGGAAGTTGATGAAGGTTGGCTTTGCCGCGACGGCCCTGACCCTGCTGCTGACTCTGGACCCCATGCGGGCCCTGACCGTGATGCTGGTCATGAGCTGCCCTTGCGCAACCGTGCTCGCCGCCTCTTCTGCCATTACCGCAGCCCTGGCCAACGCGGCAAAACATTCGATCCTGATCAAGGGCGGGCTCTATCTGGAGACAATGGGCAAAGCGGATATTTACTGCTTTGACAAGACCGGAACCCTGACCATGGATCAGCCGGAGGTGATCGCTGTGTACGGGCGTACGCCTTCCATTGGTGAAGATACGATTCTCGCCATGGCAGCCACTGCCGAGTCGCATAACCACCATCCCATGGCCAAGGCCATCCTTGCTGCCGCCGAGGAGCGTAACCTCAGTCCGGAGCCGCATGCGGTCTGTGATTTCAAAGCCGGCCGCGGGGTGCTCTGTACCGTGGGCGGTGACGCGGTTGTTCTTGTAGGGAACCGCCAGTTCATGGAGGAGCATGAGGTCGATATCCGCTGGTTTGATACAATGGCGGAGCGCCAGCGCTCTTTGGGGAACACTGTGGTCTACGTTGCCAGAAACGGCAGTATTCAGGGGATGCTGGGAGTGGCCAATCCGGTTCGTCCGGAAGCGGTGCGGGTACTCAATTGTCTGCGCCGCGATGGTGTACAGTCTTTGAGCCTGGTCACCGGTGACAGCCAGGAGATTGCCGAGAGCCTGATGAGCGTGTTTCCCTTTGACGAATGCCGGGCCGAGTTGATGCCCGAAGAAAAGGCCCAGCGGGTTGAGGAATTACGGCAAAACGCTTCTGTGGTCATGGTGGGCGATGGCGTCAACGATGCCCTGGCACTTGCCCGTGCAGATATCGGTGTCGCCATGGGAGCAGCCGGGGCCGAGGTCGCACTGGAAGCGGCAGACATCGCGCTTGCGGATTCGAATCTGGAAGGTCTGATGAAGGTGCGTAATCTCAGCCACCAGACCATGAACATCATCGACCAGAATCATTTTCTTGCGGTTTCCACGGACTTGATCGGGGCAGCTCTGGCCATGTTTGGTTTTCTCTCACCGGTTCTGGCCGGCTTGATCCATATTGTCCATACCGGCGGGATTTTGTTGAACTCGGGCAGATTGCTCAACTGGGAGCCCCCCGTGGATCCGATGGATTGCTGTAAACGTTGCCAACGATCCGACCACACCTGTGGCAGCAGTGATCACCGTCAGGATGCTCTGTTTGTTCTGCCGGAAAGACAGGAACCCCAGCTCAAGCTGATGAAGCGTAACTGA
- a CDS encoding type II toxin-antitoxin system RelE/ParE family toxin: protein MLLSLDCLRVPPRDRLEALKRDRKGQYSIRINNQWRICFEWIDGDADNVEIVDYH from the coding sequence ATGCTACTCTCTCTTGACTGTTTGCGCGTCCCACCGAGGGATCGTTTGGAGGCATTAAAAAGAGATCGAAAAGGGCAATATTCTATACGCATCAACAATCAATGGCGAATTTGCTTCGAATGGATTGATGGGGATGCGGATAATGTCGAAATAGTCGATTATCATTGA
- a CDS encoding cation-translocating P-type ATPase: MQQPIQHRIRHRTSYRTRIQIPALKGQPGLCQELQGSLRRFAGVDASEVRARSGSVILLHATKWVSLSQVLGHIASLVQQSGSRRVATRIDCGALAAPRHDRESRGHVPGPLLLLSGLYLLYLYAKRMVSTLSPTLVSASRLLTLPALVTLAISLPVQRQALENLRRTGKADMGLISTGILYFSLLSGNTLAAFTVFWLFNLSSWLEDRIRIQTRQAVREMLSNDCRQAWLLRDGVEIEVDAADLRRGDVVVLRKGNVIPADGVVVSGQALIDEAALTGEAEPVARSVREAVLAGTVMVDGFVQVRVEQAGEDTRLAAIIRLIEQAERDPGSLQLSTRRFSQTMVPVSLGLAATAFFLTGSLMQAMAVLIITCPCALRLSTSVAVSAAMSTAARNGILIKGGRYVEIASQVDVVVVDKTGTLTDRLAEVTHITLFDRRYREDTVIRLAASAQQAWAHPLSRALVEKAKEHQLTLLPVTDSELVVGQGVRARIGADTLVLGHAGFLEANDIQLAASLEELCRSEHQQMLVALNGRLIAALGMLHRQRPGTAPALVRLRSLGVRHLVLLTGDSRLGLDPELEQAFDTVLTAQTPEDKAAWISTWKREHPQDVVAMVGDGINDTPAFAAADLSLAIGQGGADVSVEYADIVLKRGGLDQTADAIDLGRRTRKTIHQSYALALGANGAILALTTLGALSPVGGALLHNLTTVAAVANASSLARNSGQRALDVAGLNP, encoded by the coding sequence ATGCAACAGCCAATCCAACACAGAATCCGCCACCGGACCAGTTATCGTACCCGTATCCAGATACCGGCCCTGAAGGGGCAGCCTGGGCTCTGTCAGGAGCTGCAGGGTTCTCTTCGTCGGTTTGCAGGGGTGGATGCAAGCGAGGTGCGTGCACGCTCCGGTTCGGTCATTCTGCTCCATGCAACAAAGTGGGTGAGCCTGTCGCAGGTTCTTGGCCATATTGCCTCCCTGGTGCAACAGTCCGGATCAAGACGAGTCGCCACCCGCATCGACTGCGGAGCTCTGGCCGCTCCCAGGCACGACCGGGAGTCCAGGGGGCATGTTCCTGGTCCTCTGCTTTTGCTCTCAGGGCTCTACCTGCTGTATCTCTATGCCAAACGCATGGTGAGCACCCTGAGCCCGACCCTTGTTTCAGCCTCCCGTCTGCTCACTCTGCCCGCCCTGGTTACCTTGGCAATCTCCCTGCCTGTCCAACGTCAGGCCCTGGAAAATCTGCGCCGCACCGGCAAGGCGGATATGGGCCTCATCTCCACGGGGATTCTTTATTTCTCCTTGCTTAGCGGGAATACGCTGGCCGCATTCACCGTCTTTTGGCTCTTTAATCTCTCCAGTTGGCTTGAAGATCGAATCCGGATTCAGACTCGGCAGGCAGTCCGGGAGATGCTCTCCAATGATTGCCGCCAGGCCTGGCTCCTTCGAGACGGGGTGGAGATAGAGGTGGATGCGGCTGATCTGCGAAGAGGTGATGTGGTGGTTTTGCGTAAGGGAAACGTCATCCCCGCCGATGGTGTGGTCGTCTCCGGCCAGGCGCTGATTGATGAGGCGGCGCTCACCGGAGAGGCGGAGCCGGTTGCTCGCTCAGTGCGGGAAGCGGTACTCGCCGGGACGGTGATGGTGGATGGCTTTGTCCAGGTACGCGTGGAGCAGGCCGGTGAGGACACACGCCTGGCAGCGATTATTCGTTTGATCGAACAGGCCGAGCGGGATCCCGGCTCCTTGCAGCTCTCCACCCGCCGATTTTCCCAGACCATGGTGCCGGTCTCTCTGGGGCTGGCTGCCACAGCATTTTTTTTAACCGGAAGCCTGATGCAGGCCATGGCCGTGCTCATTATCACCTGTCCCTGCGCTTTGCGGTTATCCACTTCGGTGGCGGTCAGCGCAGCCATGAGCACCGCAGCCCGCAACGGTATTCTGATCAAAGGCGGGCGGTATGTGGAAATTGCCAGCCAGGTTGATGTGGTAGTGGTCGACAAAACCGGCACACTCACAGATCGTCTGGCAGAGGTGACCCACATCACCCTCTTTGATCGCAGATACCGGGAAGACACGGTTATACGCCTTGCCGCCAGTGCCCAGCAGGCGTGGGCGCATCCCTTGAGCCGGGCCCTTGTCGAGAAGGCGAAAGAGCACCAGCTCACCCTGCTTCCGGTTACGGATTCCGAACTGGTTGTGGGGCAGGGGGTGCGCGCCCGGATAGGGGCGGATACCCTGGTACTCGGGCATGCAGGTTTTCTTGAGGCCAACGATATACAGCTTGCTGCTTCCCTGGAGGAGCTGTGCCGCTCAGAGCACCAGCAGATGCTCGTTGCCTTGAATGGCCGTCTGATAGCTGCCCTGGGGATGCTACACCGGCAGCGACCGGGGACGGCTCCAGCACTTGTTCGGCTCCGCAGCCTGGGCGTCCGGCACCTGGTTCTCCTGACCGGGGACAGCCGGTTGGGCCTGGATCCAGAGCTTGAGCAGGCCTTTGATACGGTGCTCACCGCTCAAACACCTGAAGATAAGGCAGCCTGGATCAGCACTTGGAAGCGTGAGCACCCGCAGGATGTGGTGGCCATGGTCGGTGATGGGATTAATGATACACCCGCATTCGCGGCCGCCGATCTCAGCCTGGCCATTGGCCAGGGAGGGGCAGATGTCTCCGTTGAGTATGCAGACATTGTCCTGAAGCGGGGTGGGCTGGACCAGACAGCGGATGCCATTGATTTAGGCAGGCGCACACGGAAGACCATCCACCAGAGCTATGCCCTTGCTCTGGGAGCGAATGGGGCTATTCTGGCCCTGACAACACTTGGGGCGCTCTCGCCTGTCGGCGGTGCTCTGCTGCACAACCTGACCACTGTGGCCGCTGTGGCCAACGCCTCGTCTTTAGCTCGCAACTCCGGGCAACGCGCTTTGGATGTGGCGGGGCTTAATCCGTAA
- a CDS encoding IS66 family transposase gives MGTVNKIRVREEVDLLKQEFEQLCSDGKVSSEIRVLFNSLLVVVELILSIFLEKTTRKGNKNSSIPSSQTEKDETATKHCTTTGKGKHVNGRVGNTRVKESVTTAQVEVCDTCGMVLENVACQGHERRTKIDIVFEKVVEHIDAEIKQCPNCEATVKGRFPDDMPGKLQYGNGLKAFAIHLVISQMVALNRVQKQIAAMIGSVISEASLLKFVLRLYQSLEAWESRAIDRLLQAPSLHVDETSFRVEGKNHWIHVYSSGETTLKVLHRKRGKEAIEGLNIIPRYGGVIIHDCWASYLSYDHCGHGLCGSHLLRELTFVVDSNQYRWARNLKAVLQQTCRTVAQRPEKCLTEREYANLQKRYRNILTRGSKELPKIPPKPQGKRGRIAKSDAHNLWERLQKHEAAVLLFAKEPHVPFTNNRAERDLRMAKVKQKISGCFRRKQYAQAYCRISSYLQTMASQGINPLVAIQLALAGTLPDAEE, from the coding sequence ATGGGAACAGTAAATAAAATAAGGGTTCGCGAAGAAGTCGATCTCCTCAAACAGGAATTTGAACAGCTTTGTTCCGACGGTAAAGTCTCCTCTGAGATACGGGTCCTGTTCAACAGTCTGTTGGTTGTCGTCGAGTTGATACTCTCTATCTTTCTTGAGAAGACAACGCGCAAGGGAAACAAAAACTCGAGCATTCCTTCTTCGCAAACCGAGAAAGACGAAACTGCGACCAAGCACTGCACCACTACCGGCAAGGGAAAACACGTCAATGGGCGTGTTGGTAATACACGCGTCAAAGAATCAGTCACCACTGCTCAGGTCGAGGTGTGTGATACCTGCGGAATGGTGCTGGAAAACGTTGCATGCCAGGGGCATGAACGTCGGACAAAAATCGACATCGTTTTTGAAAAAGTTGTCGAGCACATTGACGCAGAAATAAAGCAATGTCCTAATTGTGAGGCCACGGTCAAAGGGCGTTTCCCTGACGATATGCCGGGTAAGCTGCAGTACGGCAATGGGCTTAAAGCGTTTGCCATTCATTTGGTTATCAGCCAGATGGTCGCTTTAAACCGGGTTCAAAAACAGATAGCAGCCATGATCGGTAGCGTAATCTCCGAGGCCAGCCTGCTCAAATTTGTTTTGCGCTTGTACCAATCACTCGAAGCATGGGAATCCAGAGCTATTGATAGGCTGCTGCAGGCTCCATCCCTGCATGTGGATGAAACCTCGTTTCGGGTTGAAGGGAAGAATCACTGGATTCACGTCTATTCTTCCGGCGAAACAACCCTGAAAGTACTGCATCGAAAGCGGGGCAAGGAGGCAATCGAAGGATTGAATATCATCCCTCGGTATGGCGGGGTGATCATCCATGATTGCTGGGCATCATATTTATCCTACGACCATTGCGGTCACGGACTTTGCGGCTCGCACCTTTTACGAGAGTTGACGTTTGTCGTTGACTCAAACCAATACCGGTGGGCCCGCAATCTAAAAGCGGTGCTCCAGCAAACGTGTCGTACGGTGGCTCAACGTCCGGAAAAATGTCTTACCGAACGGGAGTATGCCAACCTGCAGAAGCGCTACCGTAATATCCTTACGCGTGGCAGCAAGGAGTTGCCCAAGATCCCTCCGAAACCACAAGGGAAGCGCGGCAGGATAGCCAAATCCGATGCGCACAATCTTTGGGAGCGATTACAAAAGCATGAGGCGGCAGTCTTGCTTTTTGCCAAAGAACCACATGTACCGTTCACCAACAACAGAGCGGAAAGGGATCTTCGCATGGCTAAGGTAAAACAGAAAATATCCGGTTGTTTTCGACGTAAACAATATGCCCAGGCTTACTGTAGGATTTCAAGCTACCTGCAGACCATGGCAAGCCAGGGGATCAATCCTCTTGTCGCTATCCAGTTGGCACTGGCAGGAACTCTGCCTGATGCCGAAGAATAG
- a CDS encoding YtxH domain-containing protein, with the protein MDQNNPNQVYYQPVAPQVYPTAPATSFLGLDLQNNQFWKGALIGAAVTLLVTNESVQKGVVKAIAKVSAAAQGGIEEMKEKFEDARAEAIAESESE; encoded by the coding sequence ATGGACCAGAATAATCCCAACCAGGTGTACTATCAACCCGTTGCTCCCCAGGTATATCCCACAGCCCCGGCGACCAGTTTTCTTGGGCTTGACCTGCAGAATAATCAGTTCTGGAAGGGCGCGCTCATTGGTGCAGCCGTCACCCTGCTGGTCACGAATGAGAGCGTGCAAAAAGGCGTGGTCAAAGCCATTGCCAAGGTTTCTGCCGCTGCCCAGGGGGGGATCGAAGAGATGAAGGAAAAATTTGAGGACGCCCGCGCAGAGGCCATCGCCGAAAGCGAGAGCGAATAA
- a CDS encoding HAD family hydrolase: MRLSTSVAVSAAMSTAARNGILIKGGRYVEIAGQVDVVVVDKTGTLTDRLAEVTHITLFDCRYREDTVIRLAASAQQAWAHPLSRALVEKAKEHQLTLLPVTDSELVVGQGVRARIWADALVLGYAGFLEANDIQLASSSLEVCLSERQQMLVALNGRMIAALGMLHRQRPGTAGWAWIQSLSRPLIRCSPLKYLKIRQPGSALGSVSTRRMWWLWSVMGLMIHPHSRPPISAWPLAKGG, translated from the coding sequence TTGCGGTTATCCACTTCGGTGGCGGTCAGCGCAGCCATGAGCACCGCAGCCCGCAACGGTATTCTGATCAAAGGCGGGCGGTATGTGGAAATTGCCGGCCAGGTTGATGTGGTTGTGGTCGATAAAACCGGCACACTCACAGATCGTCTGGCAGAGGTGACCCACATCACCCTCTTTGATTGCAGATACCGGGAAGACACGGTTATACGCCTTGCCGCCAGTGCCCAGCAGGCGTGGGCGCATCCCTTGAGCCGGGCCCTTGTCGAGAAGGCGAAAGAGCACCAGCTCACCCTGCTTCCGGTTACGGATTCCGAACTGGTTGTGGGGCAGGGGGTGCGCGCCCGGATATGGGCGGATGCCCTGGTGCTCGGGTATGCAGGTTTTCTTGAGGCCAACGATATACAGCTTGCCTCTTCCTCGCTGGAGGTGTGCCTTTCAGAGCGCCAGCAGATGCTTGTTGCCTTGAATGGCCGTATGATAGCTGCCCTGGGGATGCTTCACCGGCAGCGACCGGGGACAGCCGGCTGGGCCTGGATCCAGAGCTTGAGCAGGCCTTTGATACGGTGCTCACCGCTCAAATACCTGAAGATAAGACAGCCTGGATCAGCACTTGGAAGCGTGAGCACCCGCAGGATGTGGTGGCTATGGTCGGTGATGGGATTAATGATACACCCGCATTCGCGGCCGCCGATCTCAGCCTGGCCATTGGCCAAGGGGGGGTAG
- a CDS encoding HMA2 domain-containing protein, with protein sequence MYTSEQIVDGLLDHMLYLHVAHHVPGRIRVKASWSGATKLGNVNEQELHTLVASIPGIQGYRINKKALSVIIEYDTDTLTPQLWEEVASVGQYPGKRETVRGQLLTLLEHNGENR encoded by the coding sequence ATGTACACCAGTGAACAGATCGTTGATGGTTTGCTCGATCATATGCTGTATCTGCATGTTGCCCATCACGTCCCCGGTAGGATTCGAGTCAAGGCCAGTTGGAGTGGTGCCACCAAGCTGGGTAATGTCAACGAACAGGAGTTGCATACTCTTGTCGCCTCCATTCCAGGCATCCAGGGGTATCGCATCAATAAGAAGGCACTTTCCGTTATCATTGAATACGACACCGATACTCTCACTCCCCAGCTTTGGGAAGAGGTGGCCTCTGTGGGCCAATATCCGGGAAAGCGTGAGACGGTTCGCGGCCAACTCTTAACGCTGCTTGAACACAATGGTGAAAACCGATGA
- a CDS encoding YceI family protein, with product MKYVLTDNSRVNFVAHAPLHRFKGWAEKGVQGGLEIDLAGGVVRSLHAEVETSCLQTPDQERTQAMRQFFNFADHPYATFKLAQEAALRPVGTDRWNTQMPGILSFVDIHRQLPVKGMLRRENERLIWELQCKWSFKAYGLKAPRLLMLTVRDIVDISARLEFIPKYDKDLENVHQ from the coding sequence TTGAAGTATGTTTTGACCGACAACAGTCGGGTCAATTTTGTTGCCCATGCCCCCCTGCACCGATTCAAAGGTTGGGCCGAGAAAGGGGTTCAAGGAGGGCTTGAGATCGATCTTGCGGGTGGGGTGGTGCGTAGCCTCCATGCCGAGGTGGAAACCAGTTGCCTGCAAACACCGGATCAGGAGCGCACCCAGGCCATGCGTCAATTTTTCAACTTTGCCGATCATCCGTATGCAACCTTTAAGCTTGCCCAGGAAGCCGCTTTGCGTCCTGTAGGCACAGATCGCTGGAACACGCAAATGCCGGGTATCCTCTCCTTTGTGGATATTCATCGGCAATTGCCGGTCAAGGGAATGTTGCGAAGGGAAAACGAGCGATTGATCTGGGAGCTGCAATGCAAATGGTCGTTCAAGGCGTACGGGCTGAAAGCACCACGCTTATTGATGCTTACTGTTCGGGATATTGTCGATATATCCGCACGCCTTGAATTTATACCCAAGTACGATAAGGATCTAGAAAATGTACACCAGTGA
- a CDS encoding MFS transporter yields the protein MKLNQVLPFPLSSFSPRRLLVAPSSFMPNPILITVVLSVFIALLGVGIVIPVLPVFATTLGATGFTLGLITAAFSLSRGLLQPLVGNISDRWGRKGFLMAGLLIYGIVGLIIPLATDVTHLIYIRLFQGIGAAMIVPVAMAYASFLAPPGHEGRSMGVINIAIFCGIGCGPIVGGFFSDFWGIASVFYIMATLCFAAFLLVITTLPSCSPIERKPPLGLMISIKAMIRRKRTMGILLARFATVLMMVPTMAFLPVHMHDWPGSTSMQTGLVIASRTLMNALLQYPLGKLADRMEKVPLLLAGTVCMSLAVTGIPYIHSFGAMVAIYLFLGIGEAVLWPVLGAYAVEEGREHYGHGTMMGVFNLAMSAGVFSGAIVAGAGLDFFGMHVAFLLTAFALCSLSFLAAYLIRTDSSGEQTHATT from the coding sequence ATGAAATTAAATCAGGTGCTCCCCTTTCCCCTTTCATCGTTCTCACCCCGCCGCTTACTGGTAGCGCCTTCGTCCTTTATGCCCAATCCCATTCTTATAACCGTAGTCCTCTCAGTCTTCATTGCCCTTCTGGGAGTTGGTATAGTTATTCCGGTCCTCCCCGTGTTTGCCACAACCCTGGGAGCCACAGGATTTACCTTAGGGCTCATCACCGCTGCCTTTTCATTGAGCCGTGGCCTGCTTCAGCCACTGGTTGGCAACATCTCTGATCGCTGGGGCCGCAAGGGATTTCTCATGGCCGGTCTTCTCATTTATGGGATAGTGGGCCTCATTATCCCTCTGGCTACCGACGTCACTCATCTTATTTATATTCGCCTGTTTCAAGGAATAGGGGCCGCTATGATTGTTCCAGTTGCCATGGCATATGCGAGTTTTTTAGCACCTCCAGGCCATGAAGGGCGCTCCATGGGTGTTATCAACATCGCCATTTTTTGCGGCATAGGCTGTGGACCGATAGTCGGTGGATTTTTCTCTGACTTCTGGGGAATAGCTTCTGTTTTTTATATCATGGCCACACTGTGCTTTGCTGCATTTCTTCTGGTCATCACCACCCTCCCCTCCTGCAGCCCCATTGAACGCAAACCGCCCCTTGGTCTCATGATCAGCATCAAGGCTATGATACGTCGAAAACGAACTATGGGCATCCTTCTCGCCCGCTTTGCAACTGTGCTGATGATGGTCCCTACCATGGCATTTCTTCCAGTTCACATGCATGACTGGCCCGGCAGCACCAGCATGCAAACCGGATTGGTCATAGCAAGTCGCACCCTTATGAATGCACTCCTACAGTACCCCTTGGGCAAACTTGCCGATCGCATGGAAAAGGTACCTCTTCTCCTGGCTGGCACTGTCTGCATGAGCCTGGCTGTTACCGGCATTCCCTATATCCACTCTTTTGGAGCCATGGTTGCAATCTATCTTTTCCTTGGAATTGGAGAAGCTGTTCTCTGGCCTGTTCTAGGCGCTTATGCGGTAGAAGAAGGCAGGGAACATTATGGACATGGGACCATGATGGGAGTTTTCAACCTGGCCATGAGCGCTGGGGTATTTTCAGGAGCGATTGTTGCTGGCGCAGGGCTTGATTTCTTTGGCATGCATGTTGCTTTTTTGCTGACAGCATTTGCTCTCTGTAGCCTGAGTTTTTTAGCGGCATACCTTATTCGTACCGACTCCTCAGGGGAACAAACGCACGCAACCACTTGA
- a CDS encoding FeoA family protein, which produces MRPYHCCTEQHSQRPLFPLAMSGEGERVTLVLIPKGIKIHERLLSMGIAMEDTVTVVQKQPGGAVVISKDGSRYALGGGMAMKILVVKA; this is translated from the coding sequence ATGCGTCCTTATCACTGCTGTACCGAACAGCATTCACAGCGTCCCCTTTTCCCCCTTGCCATGTCCGGCGAGGGGGAAAGAGTCACGCTGGTACTGATTCCCAAGGGAATCAAGATTCATGAGCGGTTGCTCAGTATGGGCATCGCAATGGAGGACACGGTCACCGTGGTGCAGAAACAACCCGGTGGTGCAGTGGTGATCTCTAAAGATGGGAGCCGCTATGCTTTGGGTGGCGGCATGGCAATGAAGATTCTGGTGGTCAAGGCCTGA
- a CDS encoding HigA family addiction module antitoxin, whose product MAEKLAPISPVEILYEEFLEPMDISQAQLARDLNVPPNRINQIVRGKREITADTALRLGQYFGIEPEFWLNLQLRYNMKVAQEKVGLQIKKEVRPYQASQSKRYQPSV is encoded by the coding sequence ATGGCCGAAAAACTTGCTCCCATATCCCCTGTCGAGATCCTGTACGAAGAGTTCCTAGAGCCTATGGATATTTCACAGGCTCAATTGGCACGAGATCTCAATGTTCCCCCAAATCGCATAAATCAGATTGTTCGTGGAAAAAGAGAAATAACTGCAGACACTGCGCTGAGGCTTGGTCAATATTTCGGTATAGAGCCGGAGTTTTGGCTCAACCTCCAGCTACGTTACAACATGAAAGTTGCCCAAGAAAAAGTCGGCTTGCAGATTAAGAAAGAAGTCAGGCCTTACCAGGCTTCACAAAGCAAGCGTTATCAGCCTTCTGTATAG